The following proteins are encoded in a genomic region of Brachypodium distachyon strain Bd21 chromosome 1, Brachypodium_distachyon_v3.0, whole genome shotgun sequence:
- the LOC100836371 gene encoding uncharacterized protein LOC100836371: MEGGRNGRDDFFGAGDPFAGFGRRGSSIPPGMFGGRDPFDDPFFTQPFGGMMGGGPGLFGPSLFGPMGGPGMFGSFGDGFVQQAPARRGNNHGRPVITEIDEEEGEDSERGGGEQANHGAFVQEPDDGNDGMQGGQVQLRRDLNRSQPRAFSYQSSSVTYGGINGAYYTASKTRRSGSDGITVEESKEADTTTKEATHRISRGIHDKGHSVTRKLKSDGKVDSTQILHNLDEDELPGFEESWKGNAGQHLPGWNHNAGISNGDNSGNRSANGAQSRALPGTQQLQGDPRRRGGRPKSSRIIPIS; this comes from the exons ATGGAGGGAGGGCGGAATGGGAGAGACGACTTCTTCGGCGCGGGGGACCCGTTCGCGGGGTTCGGCCGCCGGGGGAGCTCGATTCCTCCTGGCATGTTCGGGGGGAGGGATCCGTTCGACGACCCGTTCTTCACGCAGCCGTTCGGGGGCATGATGGGCGGCGGCCCTGGCTTGTTTGGCCCTAGTCTTTTCGGGCCGATGGGCGGCCCTGGCATGTTTGGCTCGTTCGGGGATGGGTTCGTCCAGCAGGCTCCTGCGAGGCGCGGGAACAATCACGGAAGGCCTGTGATTACAGAGATtgatgaggaggaaggggaggataGTGAGCGTGGCGGCGGGGAGCAGGCGAACCATGGGGCCTTTGTTCAGGAGCCAGATGATGGAAATGATG GGATGCAAGGAGGTCAGGTTCAGCTGCGGAGAGATTTGAATAGATCGCAACCGCGCGCGTTCTCGTACCAGAGCTCTTCTGTGACATATGGCGGTATTAATGGAGCCTATTACACAGCGTCGAAGACCCGGAGGAGTGGCAGTGATGGG ATCACTGTCGAAGAAAGCAAGGAAGCAGATACGACAACTAAAGAGGCCACTCATAGGATCTCTCGAGGAATTCATGACAAG GGACACTCGGTAACAAGGAAGCTGAAATCAGATGGGAAGGTGGACAGTACACAGATATTGCACAATCTTGATGAAG ATGAATTACCTGGGTTTGAGGAATCATGGAAGGGGAATGCTGGACAGCACTTACCTGGCTGGAACCATAATGCTGGTATATCTAATGGGGATAACTCTG GTAACCGCAGTGCTAATGGTGCACAGAGCCGGGCTCTTCCTGGGACGCAGCAACTCCAGGGGGATCCCAGGAGGCGCGGTGGGCGGCCAAAATCATCACGAATCATCCCAATCTCCTGA